From one Brachypodium distachyon strain Bd21 chromosome 4, Brachypodium_distachyon_v3.0, whole genome shotgun sequence genomic stretch:
- the LOC100831170 gene encoding L-type lectin-domain containing receptor kinase IX.2, with amino-acid sequence MFAASISGALQLLLLYAGCFLLGRILPFDAPRHVAAAATAPPFSFGFDFSNSSTYNLQDLRFEGSAQPDLDGKLVDLTCNSDYSTYNCTGRMSYGHPVPFYDSATGVVASFTTQFTFRFSLPEQRGTVRKGDGMAFFLTGYPSVMPPDSIGGGLGLMNGRLHSAYGPDRFVAVEFDTFNNFFDPGNSSDHIGIDLSTLKDSNATMSLPTFRLNGTMTASISFSATTRTLVASLHFDDRPSVQPVEVSRQLPDPIMALLPPDVAVGFSAATGAEAELHQILSWSFNSTLPPKKHTASTGGGLIITAIVGGSVVFIGVGWFILAWFMRKQGRDSIMAGAGQRRFRYRDLVHATDNFSEKRKLGEGAFGAVYRGTSLKGHEGQVAVKKISEAKGSLGGTKNFLDEINTISKTKHKNLVSLEGWCCSSKGIWNLLCWCCQKQDDHEIFLVYELIPQGNLHDHLHKEDTVLPWDTRYNIVKGIGSALLYLHHECHPYILHRDIKPQNILLDNEYNAKIADFGLSRIANHNNTSVVTTAIGTVGYMDPQLLEPDKFSFNRSTDVYSFGIVLLKIACERNMSRQGVWNLYSNEAAVRMMEAAADERLGGDFDRAQMLRVLVLGLWCSLPDGANRPTMQDAMRFLEHDNTPLPDLASFAAPSST; translated from the exons ATGTTTGCTGCAAGCATCAGCGGCGCCCTGCAGCTTCTCCTCCTGTACGCCGGCTgcttcctcctcggccgcATATTGCCATTTGATGCTCCTCGACatgttgccgccgccgccacggctcCACCCTTCTCCTTCGGCTTCGACTTCTCCAACTCATCCACTTACAACCTACAAGACCTCCGTTTCGAGGGCAGCGCGCAGCCCGATTTGGACGGTAAACTCGTCGACCTCACCTGCAACTCGGACTATTCCACCTACAACTGCACGGGGCGGATGTCGTACGGGCACCCAGTGCCGTTCTACGACAGCGCCACCGGCGTCGTGGCCAGCTTCACCACACAGTTCACCTTCAGGTTCAGTCTCCCTGAGCAAAGAGGCACGGTTAGGAAGGGGGATGGCATGGCTTTCTTCCTCACCGGCTACCCGTCAGTAATGCCACCCGACTCAATAGGTGGCGGCCTCGGCCTCATGAACGGTCGCCTTCACTCTGCCTACGGCCCAGACCGGTTTGTCGCCGTCGAGTTTGACACATTCAACAACTTCTTCGACCCTGGGAACTCCTCAGACCACATTGGCATCGACCTCAGCACCCTGAAAGACAGTAACGCTACcatgagcttgcccaccttcAGACTGAATGGGACCATGACGGCATCCATCAGTTTTAGCGCCACCACCCGGACGTTGGTAGCTAGCCTGCACTTTGATGACCGTCCTTCTGTACAACCAGTTGAGGTCAGCAGGCAATTACCCGACCCGATCATGGCCTTGCTCCCGCCAGACGTGGCGGTGGGCTTCTCTGCCGCCACCGGCGCAGAGGCGGAGCTGCACCAGATATTGTCCTGGTCCTTCAACTCCACACTTCCTCCCAAGAAACACACAG CTTCGACAGGTGGGGGCCTAATCATAACAGCGATAGTTGGAGGATCTGTCGTGTTCATAGGCGTGGGTTGGTTCATTCTGGCATGGTTTATGCGGAAACAAGGGCGTGATTCCATTATGGCGGGGGCTGGCCAAAGGCGATTCCGATACCGCGATTTGGTTCATGCAACCGACAACTTCTCCGAGAAGAGGAAGCTCGGCGAGGGCGCCTTTGGCGCGGTGTATCGGGGGACATCCCTCAAGGGCCATGAAGGCCAGGTGGCTGTTAAGAAGATCTCAGAGGCCAAGGGGTCACTAGGAGGAACAAAGAACTTCCTCGACGAAATCAACACCATTAGCAAGACGAAGCACAAGAATCTTGTCAGCCTGGAAGGTTGGTGCTGCAGCAGCAAGGGAATCTGGAACTTGCTGTGTTGGTGCTGCCAGAAGCAGGATGATCATGAGATCTTCCTTGTCTATGAACTGATACCTCAGGGCAATCTCCACGATCACCTACACAAGGAAGATACAGTTCTTCCGTGGGACACCAGGTACAACATAGTGAAGGGAATTGGATCTGCTCTTCTTTACCTCCACCACGAGTGTCATCCATACATCCTGCACAGGGATATCAAGCCCCAGAACATACTCCTGGACAATGAATACAATGCTAAGATCGCCGACTTCGGGCTGTCACGGATCGCCAACCACAACAACACCTCAGTGGTGACCACCGCCATAGGGACAGTCGGATACATGGATCCACAGTTGCTGGAACCAGACAAATTCAGCTTCAACCGCAGCACCGACGTCTACAGCTTTGGGATTGTTCTGCTGAAGATCGCCTGCGAGCGCAACATGTCGAGGCAAGGAGTCTGGAATCTATATAGCAACGAAGCCGCGGTGCGCATGATGGAGGCTGCAGCTGATGAAAGGTTAGGCGGCGACTTTGACAGGGCGCAGATGCTTCGTGTGCTTGTCCTGGGCCTCTGGTGTTCTCTCCCTGACGGGGCAAACCGACCTACGATGCAGGACGCAATGCGATTCTTGGAGCACGACAACACACCATTACCTGACCTTGCATCATTTGCTGCCCCCTCTTCTACTTAA